A genomic stretch from Mastacembelus armatus chromosome 12, fMasArm1.2, whole genome shotgun sequence includes:
- the mrps18c gene encoding small ribosomal subunit protein bS18m — protein sequence MLPLRVFQRIKPLFPQRGNCGLRRFGADPGAAPGAELRRNDTLVQIENPYKEPEKRCILCNVTVDYKNIQLLSQFISPHTGRIYGRHITGLCGRKQKEISKAIKKAHSMGFMSVTHKHPQFMRDPKVCGVKLLD from the exons ATGCTGCCCCTGAGAGTGTTTCAGAGGATAAAGCCGCTTTTTCCTCAGCGTGGAAACTGCG GTTTACGGAGATTTGGCGCAGATCCTGGCGCAGCACCTGGCGCAGAGCTCCGACGCAACGACACG CTGGTACAGATAGAAAATCCGTACAAGGAGCCAGAGAAACGGTGCATCCTCTGCAACGTCACAGTGGACTACAAAAACATCCAG CTGCTGTCTCAGTTCATCTCCCCTCACACCGGCAGGATCTACGGCCGACACATCACAG GCTTGTGTGgaaggaaacagaaagaaatctCCAAAGCGATAAAGAAAGCTCACTCAATGG GTTTCATGTCggtgacacacaaacatccacagtTCATGAGGGACCCCAAAGTCTGTGGTGTCAAACTTCTGGATTAG
- the abraxas1 gene encoding BRCA1-A complex subunit Abraxas 1: protein MAEPTVRMSGIVLASLMFQHLNSDSDVEGLILGESRFDEHITISDSQADHIHIEETYNVQKHVDCHTLHHFYNNAGEVNVETLKKILADNKQDSVIGWYRQRRNTDQQMTLREKLVHENLKSALSNPHMIFVLLTPSKLTPAGSTHRMEYAAFISRSRQFLNVPVLVNNLGLLEQLAYWKVSAPCSAAGYNLTMKKHGSRFFCSSGLLREVNKVNEMNDALQSELQKACRDVEESERLLETLQLEVSALRRRVREKQQDRAGQDSADGPAEQKNNLLLHEAVRALFACAPLFHTQTLTPDAFPVPAGCCGSEQDDNSLSLLNPSRTNCQKRLKETPPERERKRRKSKS, encoded by the exons ATGGCGGAGCCGACGGTCCGTATGTCCGGGATCGTTTTAGCTTCTCTCATGTTTCAGCACCTCAACAGCGACTCGGACGTG gagggTCTGATCCTGGGAGAGAGCCGGTTCGATGAGCACATCACCATCAGCGACTCCCAGGCCGATCACATCCACATCGAGGAGACATACA ACGTCCAGAAGCATGTTGACTGTCACACACTGCACCA tTTTTACAACAATGCAGGAGAAGTGAACGTGGAAACTCTGAAGAAAATCCTGGCGGACAACAAGCAG GACAGTGTGATCGGGTGGTACCGGCAGCGCAGGAACACGGACCAGCAGATGACGCTCAGAGAAAAGCTCGTCCATGAGAACCTGAAGAGCGCTCTGTCCAACCCTCACATGATCTTTGTGCTGCTGACGCCCAGCAAGCTGACACCTGCAGGCTCAACGCACAGGATGGAGTACGCTGCCTTCATCTCACGCAGCAG GCAGTTCCTGAATGTTCCTGTGCTGGTCAACAACCTGGGCTTACTGGAGCAGCTGGCGTACTGGAAGGTATCTGCTCCGTGCTCTGCGGCGGGTTACAACCTCACCATGAAGAAACACGGCTCGAGATTCTTCTGCTCCAGCGGGCTGCTGAGAGAAGTCAACAAAGTGAACGAGATGAACGACGCTCTGCAGTCGGAGCTGCAG AAAGCGTGCAGAGACGTGGAGGAGAGCGAACGTCTGCTGGAAACTCTGCAGCTGGAAGTTTCAGCTCTCAGGAGAAGAGTCCGAGAGAAGCAGCAGGACAGAGCAGGACAAG ACTCGGCCGACGGTCCAGCTGAACAGAAGAACAACCTGCTGCTCCACGAGGCCGTCAGAGCTCTGTTCGCCTGCGCTCCGCTCTTCCACACGCAGACGTTAACCCCGGACGCCTTTCCTGTTCCCGCTGGCTGTTGCGGCTCCGAGCAGGACGACAACTCGCTCTCCCTGCTCAATCCCAGCAGGACGAACTGTCAGAAAAGGCTGAAAGAGACGCCGCCTGAGAGGGAGCGGAAACGTAGGAAAAGCAAGTCCTGA
- the gpat3 gene encoding glycerol-3-phosphate acyltransferase 3 encodes MEDLWCVAVGVFQLWMFMVVFLITLPAMFNVSLGVTGVYIQILVKILEWATIRIRRGQQEQHTVPPPNGIIERAVGSMEEDMGRPRSSPSLAGGDFALSDAFYFYKKGLESIVDDEVTQRFSSEELASWNLLTRTNQNFHYISLRLTIIWGLGVFVRYCILLPLRVTLAVIGISWLVIGTTLVGFLSDSSVKNWLSELVHLTCYRICARALSATIRYHNRENKPRKGGICVANHTAPIDVVILANDGCYAMVGQVHGGLMGVIQRSMVRSCPHVWFERSEMKDRHTVTSRLRAHVAAKTKLPILIFPEGTCINNTSVMMFKKGSFEVGATISPVAIKYDPRFGDAFWNSSKYNIVSYLLRTMTSWAVVVNVWYLPPMSLQDGEDAAQFANKVKSAIARQGGLLDLAWDGGLKRGKVKDTLREEQQRMYSSIVLGPIGTDVPQTCGEKASEQ; translated from the exons ATGGAGGACCTGTGGTGTGTGGCTGTAGGTGTTTTCCAGCTGTGGATGTTTATGGTGGTGTTCCTCATCACGCTGCCTGCCATGTTTAACGTCTCCTTGGGGGTCACTGGGGTCTACATCCAGATCCTGGTCAAAATCCTGGAG TGGGCCACCATACGAATCCGGAGGGGACAGCAGGAGCAGCACACTGTCCCTCCGCCCAACG GGATCATTGAGCGAGCGGTGGGCTCGATGGAGGAGGATATGGGCCGGCCCCGGAGCTCCCCGTCCCTGGCGGGGGGGGACTTTGCTCTGAGCGATGCCTTTTACTTCTACAAGAAAGGTCTGGAGAGCATCGTGGACGACGAGGTGACCCAGCGCTTCTCCTCCGAGGAGCTGGCCTCCTGGAACCTCCTCACCCGCACCAACCAGAACTTCCACTACATCAGCCTCCGACTCACCATCATCTGGGGCCTCGGGGTCTTCGTGCGGTACTGCATCCTGCTGCCGCTGAG GGTCACTCTGGCCGTCATCGGCATCTCGTGGCTCGTGATCGGCACCACCCTGGTTGGATTCCTGTCTGACAGCAG TGTGAAGAACTGGCTGAGTGAACTGGTCCACCTGACCTGCTACAGGATCTGTGCCAGAGCCCTGTCGGCCACCATCCGCTACCACAACAG GGAAAACAAACCACGGAAAGGAGGGATCTGTGTAGCCAATCACACTGCTCCGATCGACGTGGTGATCCTGGCCAACGACGGCTGCTACGCCATG GTGGGCCAGGTTCACGGCGGTCTGATGGGGGTCATTCAGAGGTCCATGGTGAGGTCCTGTCCTCACGTGTGGTTCGAGAGGTCGGAGATGAAAGACCGGCACACCGTGACCAGCAG GCTCAGAGCTCACGTCGCAGCGAAGACCAAACTTCCCATCCTCATATTTCCTGAAG GAACCTGCATCAACAACACGTCAGTCATGATGTTTAAGAAGGGAAGCTTTGAAGTCGGAGCGACCATATCCCCGGTCGCAATCAAG TATGACCCCCGCTTTGGAGACGCGTTCTGGAACAGCAGCAAATACAACATCGTGAGCTACCTGCTCCGGACCATGACCAGCTGGGCCGTGGTCGTCAACGTGTGGTACCTCCCTCCCATGAGCTTACAG GACGGGGAGGACGCAGCTCAGTTTGCAAACAAGGTCAAATCAGCCATCGCTCGTCAGGGAGGCCTGCTGGACCTGGCCTG GGACGGAGGCctgaaaagaggaaaagtgaAGGACACGCTgagagaggagcagcagaggatgTACAGCAGCATCGTCCTTGGACCCATCGGCACCGACGTCCCACAAACCTGTGGTGAAAAAGCATCGGAGCAGTGA